In Topomyia yanbarensis strain Yona2022 chromosome 2, ASM3024719v1, whole genome shotgun sequence, one DNA window encodes the following:
- the LOC131684997 gene encoding protein AF-9 produces the protein MSVKVFFEIGHEASLKSRVTPEGYTHDWELFVRGYDNNDISHFVDKVIFNLHESFPKPKRVVKEPPYVVKEAGYAGFILPVEIYFKNKGDEPKKKVYTYDLDLQSYKIQREEYIVTNPSDDFKRKLLKGGGVQLNNSLPTSSASADYKNRHSNSGGSEKTTSSQDKKYKKNSSDDSKVQNTFANLFGPPITKGSSKVSPDPKQNLSSSSSKTSPNTAASVSNSKSQQANQKSDRGSSSSSSKDKDKNEKEKSSKHKHTSPNKEKESKKSTSEEKHNKEKKDKSHSKDRDKTKEKSSSSSSAFSKMPASPKRNSSASAAATAPLPLPSTRTNSPSSKRHASPAAPPPAANPAAVSSGASKSEEKTSNKHNSEKEKKKDKKEKRSYDKDKERGDKKDREVKKDKEHQKSVDSALDKPKSDLIKPSKLDAVKLESKMHSKEKKISDEPLKQATVESTSIQSQTTVATPLVQEVPKRIEKSETKEKEKEERKHKHKKKDKSKDKEKDRSSSSKDKKEKKDKEKSSSSKSAFATPPTKEPDVASSIKPAKLIDPVKSVPQERESPKSAPAKSAPLNALLAVHRGGNSSDSEADSPPSLGPDKDSENSNSSITELLAARPPSAASSSASSSITRQPEQRYITEPPPAVEPQKPEKTHHRSKKEKVKNVSSENKEESKKRKRRNKDADNDKDKDNKKTPAVVPAAASAVQRSPSPPTPPPTLMEPPAKIPKRDDHYKRDESSPVPNNNNSKILPTEDNGTTSSYYNNNNTSAAPMGVPALPPPSALPQSNSSNSAATMTSLSGDYMSELKDLQHKIMTLQDNSELQRVVEMIAATGCYEITSATFDFDLCALDRHTVQRLQEFFATSCSS, from the exons ATGTCGGTGAAAGTTTTCTTCGAAATAGGCCATGAAGCATCGCTGAAAAGCCGCGTTACGCCGGAGGGCTACACGCACGACTGGGAATTGTTTGTGAGAGGTTACGACAACAATGACATTAGCCACTTTGTCGATAAAGTGATTTTTAATCTGCATGAATCGTTTCCTAAACCGAAAAGAG tgGTCAAAGAACCTCCATACGTGGTGAAGGAAGCTGGATACGCCGGGTTCATACTACCTgttgaaatatatttcaaaaataaaggtGATGAGCCGAAGAAGAAGGTGTACACGTACGATCTTGATTTGCAGTCGTACAAAATTCAGAGAGAAGAGTACATCGTGACTAACCCTTCAGATGATTTCAAGCGCAAACTTCTTAAAGGTGGAGGGGTACAGCTAAACAATTCGTTGCCTACGTCGTCAGCTTCGGCAGATTATAAAAATCGGCACAGTAACAGCGGTGGTAGCGAAAAAACCACCTCGTCACAAGATAAAAAGTATAAGAAAAACTCAAGCGATGACTCGAAAGTTCAGAACACATTCGCAAATCTCTTCGGACCTCCGATCACCAAAGGTAGCAGTAAGGTTTCGCCTGATCCAAAGCAAAACTTATCCTCGTCATCCAGTAAGACTTCGCCGAATACAGCTGCAAGCGTTAGCAACAGCAAGAGTCAgcaggcgaatcagaaaagtgaTCGCGGTAGCTCAAGCTCCTCGTCCAAGGACAAGGATAAAAATGAGAAGGAGAAATCTTCCAAACATAAGCACACTAGTCCCAACAAAGAAAAAGAATCAAAAAAGTCAACGAGCGAAGAAAAGCATAACAAAGAGAAGAAAGATAAAAGCCACTCTAAAGACCGGGATAAGACGAAGGAAAAAAGTTCCAGCTCGTCTTCAGCGTTTTCGAAAATGCCAGCTAGTCCAAAGAGAAACAGTTCCGCATCAGCAGCTGCAACAGCACCACTACCCTTACCTTCGACTAGGACTAATAGTCCTTCGTCGAAACGACATGCCTCGCCGGCAGCACCTCCACCAGCCGCAAACCCTGCCGCCGTGAGTAGTGGCGCTTCAAAATCGGAGGAAAAAACCTCAAACAAGCATAACAGCGAAAAAGAGAAAAAGAAAGATAAGAAAGAGAAAAGAAGCTACGATAAGGATAAAGAACGCGGCGACAAGAAGGATCGGGAGGTGAAAAAAGATAAAGAACATCAGAAGAGTGTTGATAGTGCTTTGGATAAGCCAAAATCTGATCTCATTAAACCCAGCAAGTTGGATGCGGTTAAACTGGAATCTAAAATGCACTCAAAGGAGAAGAAAATCTCGGATGAACCACTGAAACAGGCAACGGTTGAAAGTACTTCGATACAATCACAGACAACAGTTGCGACACCGTTGGTGCAGGAGGTTCCAAAGAGAATAGAAAAGTCTGAAACAAAGGAAAAGGAGAAAGAGGAACGGAAACACAAACATAAGAAGAAGGATAAATCTAAAGACAAGGAAAAGGATAGATCTTCCAGCAGTAAAGAtaaaaaagagaagaaagatAAGGAAAAATCCTCAAGCAGTAAGTCGGCGTTTGCGACTCCTCCAACTAAAGAACCTGATGTTGCATCATCAATAAAACCTGCAAAATTAATAGATCCCGTCAAATCTGTCCCACAGGAAAGGGAAAGCCCTAAGTCAGCACCGGCGAAAAGTGCACCGTTGAACGCATTATTAGCGGTGCATCGTGGTGGCAACAGCAGCGACTCAGAAGCAGACAGTCCACCTTCGTTGGGTCCTGATAAGGACTCAGAAAACTCCAACAGCAGCATAACAGAATTGCTTGCAGCAAGGCCTCCTTCGGCTGCTTCATCCAGTGCGTCTTCCAGCATAACGAGGCAGCCGGAACAAAGGTACATAACGGAACCTCCGCCTGCCGTGGAGCCACAAAAACCGGAAAAGACACACCACAGAAGCAAGaaagaaaaagtgaaaaacGTTTCATCTGAGAACAAAGAGGAGAGTAAAAAGCGAAAACGAAGGAACAAGGATGCTGATAATGATAAAGATAAGGATAACAAGAAAACGCCAGCAGTGGTACCGGCAGCGGCATCCGCTGTTCAACGGAGTCCTTCACCTCCAACACCTCCTCCGACATTGATGGAACCACCGGCCAAAATACCCAAACGGGACGACCACTATAAACGAGATGAATCGTCCCCAGTCCCAAATAATAACAACTCCAAGATTCTGCCTACGGAGGATAACGGAACTACATCGTCATactataacaataataacaccTCAGCAGCACCGATGGGTGTGCCTGCACTGCCGCCTCCCTCCGCACTGCCGCAATCGAATAGTTCCAACAGTGCAGCCACCATGACCAGTCTGTCCGGTGACTACATGTCCGAATTAAAGGACCTGCAGCACAAAATTATGACCCTGCAGGATAACAGCGAGTTGCAGCGAGTGGTGGAGATGATCGCTGCTACCGGGTGTTACGAAATTACCAGTGCAACGTTTGACTTCGATCTGTGTGCACTGGATCGCCACACGGTCCAACGGTTGCAGGAATTCTTCGCGACATCTTGCTCATCCTGA
- the LOC131685003 gene encoding programmed cell death protein 7-like — protein MFGLPFFDPTRPPPPAPAKSEVDYLIDQKFVQTFLTNKHQIKQKRRPSASISELKTKITSLVSENENLKIEKERLENEMNSLPEMEWNAAVDRMQHIQKSVEKIAQELDDSKMLEQFKQKLHARRKKRAWEKRRNARLKQQKQEQLANRKQLHERIAEWQQDQRALLDEEKLAQQQLDYAGNFLADVHRRKGACKRHLAKFDKMIKQRHSEGLSNVKDDSDKKFEAELSELTKIWNAKLADCIKEEKRLKDVLARRSAANFQRRVENEWNRTLLGDTIPKKFEHPLLEADRDRDALIRTRWAWDVCLVGDADEDSDDASSIPLGWVLPPLDPAPEWAEYRAKESI, from the coding sequence ATGTTCGGTCTTCCTTTCTTTGATCCAACGAGACCCCCGCCACCAGCACCTGCTAAGAGTGAAGTTGATTATTTGATTGACCAAAAATTTGTGCAAACCTTTCTAACTAATAAGCACCAAATAAAGCAAAAGCGACGACCATCAGCGTCAATCAGTGAACTCAAAACCAAAATAACCAGCCTCGTCagcgaaaatgaaaatttaaagatcgAAAAGGAAAGACTGGAAAACGAGATGAATTCCTTGCCTGAAATGGAATGGAACGCAGCGGTCGATCGAATGCAGCACATTCAGAAGAGTGTAGAAAAAATCGCACAAGAGTTGGACGATTCTAAAATGCTCGAGCAATTCAAACAGAAATTACACGCACGCCGGAAGAAGCGTGCCTGGGAGAAGCGACGAAATGCGcgattaaagcaacaaaaacAGGAGCAGTTGGCTAATCGGAAACAATTACACGAAAGGATAGCTGAATGGCAGCAGGACCAACGAGCATTGTTAGATGAAGAAAAACTAGCCCAGCAGCAGTTAGACTATGCTGGCAACTTTCTAGCAGATGTACACCGACGGAAAGGAGCTTGTAAAAGGCACCTGGCCAAATTTGACAAGATGATTAAGCAACGGCATTCGGAAGGTTTATCTAACGTAAAAGatgacagcgataaaaaattTGAAGCCGAGCTAAGCGAACTAACAAAAATCTGGAACGCGAAGCTAGCAGACTGCATCAAGGAGGAAAAACGTCTGAAAGATGTACTGGCGAGACGATCTGCTGCCAATTTTCAGCGACGCGTGGAAAACGAATGGAACCGGACCCTGTTAGGTGATACTATACCGAAAAAATTTGAACATCCACTGCTTGAAGCGGATCGTGATCGAGACGCGTTAATCAGAACCCGTTGGGCTTGGGATGTCTGTCTGGTTGGGGACGCTGATGAAGATTCGGATGACGCGAGTTCTATTCCATTGGGATGGGTTCTACCGCCGCTCGATCCCGCACCGGAGTGGGCGGAGTATCGCGCAAAAGAATCGATCTGA
- the LOC131685010 gene encoding tubulin-specific chaperone A, producing MSDPRLRQLTIKTGVVKRLSKEKTVYEKEVVTQRNRIEKLKANGADDHDVRKQEEVLQESMMMVPDCQRRLAKAYEELNEMLKNEEELKESEQYIAALSILGDAKVNLPQ from the exons ATGTCCGATCCAAGGCTGCGCCAGCTCACTATCAAGACCGGTGTCGTGAAGCGTCTATCCAAGGAAAAAACCGTGTACGAAAAGGAGGTTGTCACGCAGCGGAACCGCATCGAGAAACTGAAGGCAAACGGAGCTGATGATCACGACGTCCGTAAACAGGAGGAAGTACTGCAGGAATCGATGATGATGGTCCCGGACTGCCAGCGGAG ATTAGCAAAAGCATACgaagaactgaatgaaatgctGAAAAATGAAGAGGAATTGAAGGAAAGCGAACAGTATATCGCAGCTCTGTCCATCTTGGGGGATGCCAAAGTGAACCTACCTCAGTAA